One genomic segment of Acomys russatus chromosome 6, mAcoRus1.1, whole genome shotgun sequence includes these proteins:
- the Mpz gene encoding myelin protein P0: MAPGAPSSSPRPILAALLFSSLVLSPALAIVVYTDREVYGAVGSQVTLHCSFWSSEWVSDDISFTWRYQPEGGRDAISIFHYAKGQPYIDEVGTFKERIQWVGDPSWKDGSIVIHNLDYSDNGTFTCDVKNPPDIVGKTSQVTLYVFEKVPTRYGVVLGAVIGGILGVVLLLLLLFYLIRYCWLRRQATLQRRLSAMEKGKFHKSSKDSSKRGRQTPVLYAMLDHSRSAKAASEKKSKGLGESRKDKK; the protein is encoded by the exons ATGGCTCCCGGGGCTCCCTCATCCAGCCCCAGGCCTATCCTGGCTGCCCTGCTCTTCTCTTCTTTGG TGCTGTCCCCGGCCCTGGCCATTGTGGTTTACACGGACAGGGAAGTCTATGGTGCTGTGGGCTCCCAGGTGACCCTGCACTGCTCCTTCTGGTCCAGTGAGTGGGTCTCAGATGACATCTCTTTTACCTGGCGTTACCAGCCTGAAGGGGGCCGAGATGCCATTTCG ATCTTCCACTATGCCAAGGGACAACCTTACATCGATGAAGTGGGGACCTTCAAAGAGCGCATCCAGTGGGTAGGGGACCCTagctggaaggatggctccaTTGTCATTCACAACCTGGACTACAGTGACAACGGCACCTTCACTTGTGATGTCAAGAACCCACCAGACATAGTGGGCAAGACTTCTCAGGTCACGCTCTATGTCTTTGAAAAAG TGCCCACTAGGTACGGGGTGGTGTTGGGAGCCGTGATCGGGGGCATCCTTGGGgtggtgctgttgctgctgcttctcttctaCCTGATTCGGTACTGCTGGCTGCGCAGACAGGCTACCCTGCAGAGGAGGCTCAG TGCCATGGAGAAGGGGAAATTTCACAAGTCTTCGAAGGACTCCTCAAAGCGCGGGCGGCAG ACTCCCGTGCTGTATGCCATGCTGGACCATAGCCGAAGCGCCAAAGCTGCCAGTGAGAAGAAGTCTAAAGGGCTGGGGGAGTCTCGCAAGGATAAGAAATAG